A region from the Sandaracinus amylolyticus genome encodes:
- a CDS encoding POTRA domain-containing protein, with protein sequence MIVRWSLLACVLLASVLVAPARADVPSSLAGQPIAELTVEGGATESELAAAGLTRGERLDRRRIRDVIARLLASGRWADVQIDATRTDRGVAVSVRLTPRIVITRIELHGNSAIDDDELRAALRVREGGELEPGELPAMAEAAQELYGARGFVRADVTLRLRDTDDPARKVLLADVVEGEPVRVRGVVWDGAEDAPPTERAWDELGLHDGDVLDRRRLEEGVRRVETRLREHGWLEARLGEPALQPAAQGVVIHVPLVLGRHYRVELHGHAPVDEDTVNEVLHLADEALAPPVISAVRERIVELYRRHGFHHASVEIRRTRDPERIDQPLAALLSIDVTPGMQLQVIGVSFPGASHFETDFLRDQIDSYLEEDLPAPELFWPVDSEVVDRIGLSGQRARARRQVPADVEVVPARIWFEPTYAEAASHIQELYQAAGFLAARVGTPELRELEDDRAVVVVPVFEGPRTLVYDVRVHGNEIAGTRELLEAAQIARGDAFGYLPLEQARRRVRDLYAERGHLFARVDPQVRFSPDGERAEIVLEIVERFPVHVGDIRVEGATTTDLGLVRDVIALRSGDLYRPSQARDSEERLRTLGVFASVNVAPADPDLPERVKPVVITVTERDPQVVGLSAGFATGEGARGTFEYQYRNLLGLALTLTLRIQLAYQLFFQDDELRESITELSALNRLERRVTVGFGVPWIPGLPNVRGALDLAHIRDNERDFGYDKNGVTLSFTWVPERVFALTLSGEIEHNGIQLFDQRSLQELLEDAIERGDVRAQRLLRVPQGNTAIGSTRLTGSLDLRDNPFTPTSGIFAAGGMELVHSIASEQLPPQEGLPPQPPFFSNFLKLTAGLSGYVPIAEGWVLALQARGGIVAHLETGSQTYPNRAFYMGGVDTLRGFLQDQVIPEDQARLVRESGIDPVDITRTGDLFYLFRTELRFPIVDALQGGIFLDVGNVWAVVSNVDELAVRWSAGLGMRFATPVGPIALDYGFNLDRREDLGEPFGSLHFSIGLF encoded by the coding sequence GTGATCGTTCGCTGGTCGCTCCTCGCCTGCGTGTTGCTCGCGTCGGTGCTCGTCGCGCCGGCGCGCGCCGACGTGCCTTCGAGCCTCGCGGGACAGCCGATCGCCGAGCTGACGGTCGAGGGCGGCGCGACCGAGAGCGAGCTCGCCGCCGCGGGCCTCACGCGCGGCGAGCGGCTCGACCGGCGGCGCATCCGCGACGTGATCGCGCGGCTGCTCGCGTCGGGCCGCTGGGCCGACGTGCAGATCGACGCGACGCGCACCGACCGAGGCGTGGCCGTCTCGGTGCGCCTCACGCCGCGCATCGTGATCACGCGCATCGAGCTGCACGGGAACTCGGCGATCGACGACGACGAGCTGCGCGCGGCGCTGCGCGTGCGCGAGGGCGGCGAGCTCGAGCCGGGCGAATTGCCCGCGATGGCCGAGGCCGCGCAGGAGCTCTACGGCGCGCGCGGCTTCGTGCGCGCCGACGTGACGCTGCGACTGCGCGACACCGACGATCCCGCGCGCAAGGTGCTGCTCGCCGACGTCGTCGAGGGCGAGCCGGTGCGCGTGCGCGGCGTGGTGTGGGACGGTGCGGAGGACGCGCCGCCCACCGAGCGCGCGTGGGACGAGCTCGGGCTGCACGACGGCGACGTGCTCGATCGCCGGCGGCTCGAAGAAGGCGTGCGCCGCGTCGAGACGCGCCTTCGCGAGCACGGCTGGCTCGAGGCGAGGCTCGGCGAGCCCGCGCTCCAGCCCGCTGCGCAGGGCGTGGTGATCCACGTGCCGCTCGTGCTCGGGCGTCACTACCGCGTCGAGCTGCACGGCCACGCGCCGGTCGACGAGGACACCGTGAACGAGGTGCTGCACCTCGCGGACGAGGCGCTCGCGCCGCCGGTGATCAGCGCGGTGCGCGAGCGCATCGTCGAGCTCTATCGACGTCACGGCTTCCATCACGCGAGCGTCGAGATCCGGCGCACGCGCGATCCCGAGCGCATCGATCAGCCGCTCGCCGCGCTGCTCTCGATCGACGTCACGCCCGGCATGCAGCTCCAGGTGATCGGCGTCTCGTTCCCGGGCGCGTCGCACTTCGAGACCGACTTCCTGCGCGATCAGATCGACAGCTACCTCGAGGAGGATCTCCCCGCGCCCGAGCTCTTCTGGCCGGTCGACTCCGAGGTCGTCGATCGCATCGGGCTGAGCGGCCAGCGCGCGCGCGCGCGGCGTCAGGTGCCCGCGGACGTCGAGGTCGTGCCCGCGCGCATCTGGTTCGAGCCGACCTACGCCGAGGCCGCGTCGCACATCCAGGAGCTCTACCAAGCGGCGGGCTTCCTCGCGGCGCGCGTGGGCACGCCCGAGCTGCGCGAGCTCGAGGACGATCGCGCGGTCGTCGTGGTGCCGGTGTTCGAGGGCCCACGCACGCTCGTCTACGACGTGCGCGTGCACGGCAACGAGATCGCCGGCACCCGCGAGCTGCTCGAGGCCGCGCAGATCGCGCGCGGCGACGCGTTCGGCTACCTGCCGCTCGAGCAAGCGCGGCGGCGCGTGCGCGACCTCTACGCAGAGCGCGGTCATCTCTTCGCGCGCGTCGATCCCCAGGTGCGCTTCTCGCCCGACGGAGAGCGCGCGGAGATCGTCCTCGAGATCGTCGAGCGATTCCCGGTGCACGTCGGCGACATCCGCGTCGAGGGCGCGACCACGACCGACCTCGGGCTCGTTCGCGACGTGATCGCGCTGCGCAGCGGCGACCTCTATCGTCCTTCGCAGGCGCGCGACAGCGAGGAGCGCCTGCGCACGCTCGGCGTCTTCGCGAGCGTGAACGTCGCGCCCGCGGATCCCGATCTGCCGGAGCGCGTGAAGCCCGTCGTCATCACGGTGACCGAGCGCGATCCCCAGGTCGTCGGGCTCAGCGCGGGCTTCGCGACCGGCGAGGGCGCGCGTGGCACGTTCGAGTACCAGTACCGCAACCTGCTCGGCCTCGCGCTCACGCTCACGCTGCGCATCCAGCTCGCGTACCAGCTCTTCTTCCAGGACGACGAGCTGCGCGAGTCGATCACGGAGCTCAGCGCGCTGAACCGCCTCGAGCGCCGCGTGACGGTCGGCTTCGGAGTTCCCTGGATCCCCGGGCTGCCCAACGTGCGCGGCGCGCTCGACCTCGCGCACATCCGCGACAACGAGCGCGACTTCGGATACGACAAGAACGGCGTCACGCTCTCGTTCACGTGGGTGCCGGAGCGCGTCTTCGCGCTCACGCTCTCGGGCGAGATCGAGCACAACGGGATCCAGCTCTTCGATCAGCGCTCGCTCCAGGAGCTGCTCGAGGACGCGATCGAGCGCGGTGACGTGCGCGCCCAGCGCCTCTTGCGCGTCCCCCAGGGCAACACCGCGATCGGCAGCACGCGCCTCACGGGCTCGCTCGATCTGCGCGACAACCCGTTCACGCCGACGTCGGGCATCTTCGCGGCGGGCGGGATGGAGCTCGTGCACAGCATCGCGAGCGAGCAGCTCCCGCCGCAGGAGGGTCTGCCGCCGCAGCCGCCGTTCTTCTCGAACTTCCTGAAGCTCACCGCGGGCCTCTCGGGCTACGTCCCGATCGCCGAGGGCTGGGTGCTCGCGCTGCAGGCGCGCGGCGGCATCGTCGCGCACCTCGAGACGGGCTCGCAGACGTACCCGAACCGCGCGTTCTACATGGGCGGCGTCGACACGCTGCGCGGCTTCCTGCAGGACCAGGTGATCCCCGAGGATCAGGCGCGCCTCGTGCGCGAGAGCGGGATCGATCCCGTCGACATCACGCGCACCGGCGATCTCTTCTACCTGTTCCGAACCGAGCTGCGCTTCCCGATCGTCGACGCGCTGCAGGGCGGCATCTTCCTCGACGTCGGCAACGTGTGGGCGGTCGTGTCGAACGTCGACGAGCTCGCGGTGCGTTGGAGCGCGGGGCTCGGGATGCGCTTCGCGACGCCGGTCGGACCGATCGCGCTCGACTACGGGTTCAACCTCGATCGACGCGAAGATCTCGGCGAGCCGTTCGGCTCGCTGCACTTCTCGATCGGTCTGTTCTGA
- a CDS encoding DUF1592 domain-containing protein, whose translation MAVRSSPHARRRNVAPPRRAHAIASWTLALGCALAGCEGNLFDGPSGPRGSSRPDTPNPTVLTPAPAMLHRLTRAEYEQTIRDLFPAGTTVPGDLPNDTLLHGFSTVGASELTIPPLEVEQYESAASSLATQMLADPARRTAFFGCDVASEGEPCLRAFVVRFGRLAWRRALEPSEVDALIAIATDTGAMLRDAWRGAGFALTAILQSPHFLFRVERGEPDPAERTRLRYTGSEMASRLSYFLWGSTPDEELLRAAAAGELVTEEGLRAQVTRMTRDPRATAAMTRFWGEFMQLERLDTVSKDPELFPTFTPSLRASMRAEIDGIFADVYERDADVREVFSTDVTFVDAELAAHYGLPAPTGSERMRATLPADQHRGGVMGRAGVLSMWAHATLTSPTFRGKFVRANLLCQDIPPPPPGISTELPEGSGEPETLRQRLDRHRTDPVCAGCHTLMDPLGFTFEHFDPVGRFRDLDNGLPIDASGDVDGVAVDGADELGAHLAQSERVGACFTRRFYRWASGHLETRGEQVEIERLAREFASAGHRMSALIELVVLSPGFRYASYAPGDCEDGETRDCTNACGAGTQACERGAWTACSAPSGTTETCNAVDDDCDGTTDEGVARACTTECGAGVETCVAGSFTACSARTPTTESCSHADDDCDGRIDEGFAPQSVSSTFTALREHHPICDGATQRSGLECNEAIHGLCGSAAGTCGSSGFGPVENSGDVAHVACVSATLRTTTFAELASHHAGCDGASERLGMQCNAAIHRYCASAGLTTGYGPVRVAGSSVTVACTPGAETVGTTYSALSAIHAGCNATSRIGRDCNAAIHRFCGSRGAVSGYGPLENGGDDLQVACVR comes from the coding sequence ATGGCCGTTCGCTCGAGCCCGCACGCGAGACGCCGCAACGTCGCGCCACCACGACGCGCACACGCGATCGCATCCTGGACGCTCGCGCTCGGCTGCGCGCTCGCCGGGTGCGAGGGCAACCTGTTCGACGGCCCGAGCGGTCCACGCGGCAGCTCGCGCCCCGACACGCCGAATCCGACGGTGCTGACGCCCGCGCCCGCGATGCTGCATCGGCTCACGCGCGCCGAGTACGAGCAGACGATCCGCGATCTCTTCCCCGCGGGCACGACCGTGCCCGGCGATCTGCCGAACGACACGCTGCTGCACGGCTTCAGCACCGTCGGCGCGTCGGAGCTCACCATCCCGCCGCTCGAGGTCGAGCAGTACGAGTCCGCGGCGAGCTCGCTCGCGACGCAGATGCTCGCCGATCCCGCGCGGCGCACGGCGTTCTTCGGCTGCGACGTGGCGAGCGAGGGCGAGCCCTGCCTGCGCGCGTTCGTCGTGCGCTTCGGTCGGCTCGCGTGGCGTCGCGCGCTCGAGCCGAGCGAGGTCGACGCGCTGATCGCGATCGCGACCGACACCGGCGCGATGCTGCGCGATGCGTGGCGCGGCGCGGGCTTCGCGCTGACGGCGATCCTTCAGTCGCCGCACTTCCTCTTCCGCGTCGAGCGCGGCGAGCCGGATCCCGCCGAGCGCACGCGGCTCCGCTACACGGGCTCCGAGATGGCGAGCCGACTCTCGTACTTCCTGTGGGGCAGCACGCCGGACGAAGAGCTGCTTCGCGCCGCCGCGGCGGGCGAGCTCGTGACCGAAGAAGGCCTGCGCGCGCAGGTGACGCGCATGACGCGCGATCCGCGCGCGACCGCTGCGATGACGCGCTTCTGGGGCGAGTTCATGCAGCTCGAGCGGCTCGACACGGTGAGCAAGGACCCCGAGCTCTTCCCGACGTTCACGCCGTCGCTGCGCGCGTCGATGCGCGCGGAGATCGACGGGATCTTCGCCGACGTCTACGAGCGCGACGCCGACGTGCGCGAGGTGTTCTCGACCGACGTGACGTTCGTCGACGCCGAGCTGGCCGCGCACTACGGGCTCCCCGCGCCGACCGGCTCCGAGCGCATGCGCGCCACGCTGCCCGCCGATCAGCACCGCGGTGGCGTGATGGGCCGCGCCGGCGTGCTCTCGATGTGGGCCCACGCGACGCTCACCTCGCCCACGTTCCGCGGCAAATTCGTGCGCGCGAACCTGCTCTGTCAGGACATCCCGCCGCCGCCGCCGGGCATCTCGACCGAGCTGCCCGAGGGCAGCGGCGAGCCCGAGACGCTGCGGCAGCGGCTCGATCGCCACCGCACCGATCCGGTCTGCGCGGGGTGCCACACGCTGATGGATCCGCTCGGGTTCACGTTCGAGCACTTCGATCCGGTCGGTCGCTTCCGCGATCTCGACAACGGCTTGCCCATCGACGCGAGCGGTGACGTCGACGGAGTCGCGGTCGACGGCGCGGACGAGCTCGGCGCCCACCTCGCGCAGAGCGAGCGCGTCGGAGCGTGCTTCACGCGTCGGTTCTATCGCTGGGCCTCGGGCCACCTCGAGACGCGCGGCGAGCAGGTCGAGATCGAGCGCCTCGCGCGCGAGTTCGCGAGCGCGGGGCACCGCATGAGCGCGCTGATCGAGCTCGTCGTGCTCTCGCCCGGCTTCCGCTACGCGAGCTACGCGCCCGGCGACTGCGAGGACGGCGAGACGCGCGACTGCACCAACGCGTGCGGCGCGGGCACGCAAGCGTGCGAGCGCGGCGCGTGGACGGCGTGCAGCGCACCGAGCGGGACCACCGAGACCTGCAACGCGGTCGACGACGACTGCGACGGCACGACCGACGAGGGCGTCGCGCGCGCGTGCACGACCGAGTGCGGCGCGGGCGTCGAGACGTGCGTCGCGGGGTCGTTCACCGCGTGCAGCGCGCGCACCCCGACGACCGAGAGCTGCAGCCACGCCGACGACGACTGCGACGGACGCATCGACGAGGGCTTCGCGCCGCAGTCGGTCTCGAGCACGTTCACCGCGCTGCGCGAGCACCATCCGATCTGCGACGGCGCGACCCAGCGCAGCGGCCTCGAGTGCAACGAGGCGATCCACGGGCTCTGCGGATCGGCCGCGGGCACCTGCGGATCGAGCGGCTTCGGTCCGGTCGAGAACAGCGGCGACGTCGCGCACGTCGCGTGCGTGAGCGCGACGCTGCGCACCACGACCTTCGCCGAGCTCGCGTCGCACCACGCGGGCTGCGACGGCGCGAGCGAGCGGCTCGGCATGCAGTGCAACGCCGCGATCCATCGCTACTGCGCGAGCGCCGGGCTCACGACCGGCTACGGCCCGGTGCGCGTCGCGGGCAGCAGCGTGACGGTCGCGTGCACGCCGGGCGCGGAGACGGTCGGCACGACGTACTCGGCGCTCTCCGCGATCCACGCGGGGTGCAACGCGACGTCGCGCATCGGCCGCGACTGCAACGCGGCGATCCATCGCTTCTGCGGCTCGCGCGGCGCGGTGAGCGGATACGGGCCGCTCGAGAACGGCGGCGACGATCTCCAGGTCGCGTGCGTGCGGTGA
- a CDS encoding DUF1552 domain-containing protein, with amino-acid sequence MKKTKSLSKTAMKRRTFLRGVLATGAAVSVGVPILDTMLDENGVAFAGGEPLPVRFGVWFWGNGVRPERWTPSGAVDWTPSEELAPLATAGVKPWVSVVTGCEIKTATHPHHSGMAGIMTGAHFHQNGNTRDTIVSTFAYPSVDQIAAAHFEGMAPFRSLEFGITRFRGTDEGTSFQHLSHNGPNNPNPSEYSPSRMYARLFGAPVDAQIDLARQSVLDAVGQQIRALQPRVSRADRVRLEQHFDSVRALEMRLAAGASTCTPPENPGDFPDVGGREPIADQNRAMSDLCALALACDLTRSFSMFFSTAGSGVIMWPVGASNGLHQINHDEGPPHDTVHAATVFTMEQLGYFLARLRDTPDAAGSNVLDNCSILATSELSEGWTHSNREFPILVCGRGGGALRGNVHHRVDRESTSIAVLTALRGAGIPAESFGVDESYTYNGSSVFSPGRATTAYGELLAG; translated from the coding sequence ATGAAGAAGACCAAGTCTCTCTCGAAGACCGCGATGAAGCGCCGCACGTTCCTGCGCGGCGTGCTCGCGACCGGCGCGGCGGTGAGCGTCGGCGTGCCGATCCTCGACACGATGCTCGACGAGAACGGCGTCGCGTTCGCGGGCGGCGAGCCGCTGCCCGTTCGCTTCGGCGTGTGGTTCTGGGGCAACGGGGTGCGGCCCGAGCGCTGGACGCCGAGCGGCGCCGTCGACTGGACGCCGAGCGAGGAGCTCGCGCCGCTCGCGACCGCCGGCGTGAAGCCGTGGGTGAGCGTGGTGACGGGCTGCGAGATCAAGACCGCGACGCACCCGCACCACTCGGGCATGGCCGGCATCATGACCGGCGCGCACTTCCACCAGAACGGCAACACGCGCGACACGATCGTCTCGACGTTCGCGTATCCCTCGGTCGATCAGATCGCGGCCGCGCACTTCGAGGGCATGGCGCCGTTCCGCTCGCTGGAGTTCGGCATCACGCGCTTCCGCGGCACCGACGAGGGCACGAGCTTCCAGCACCTCTCGCACAACGGGCCGAACAACCCGAACCCGAGCGAGTACTCGCCGTCGCGCATGTACGCGCGGCTCTTCGGCGCGCCGGTCGACGCGCAGATCGATCTCGCGCGACAGAGCGTGCTCGACGCGGTGGGCCAGCAGATCCGCGCGCTCCAGCCGCGCGTGTCGCGCGCGGATCGCGTGCGCCTCGAGCAGCACTTCGACAGCGTGCGCGCGCTGGAGATGCGCCTCGCCGCGGGCGCGTCGACGTGCACGCCGCCCGAGAATCCGGGCGATTTCCCGGACGTCGGAGGTCGCGAGCCGATCGCCGATCAGAACCGCGCGATGAGCGATCTCTGCGCGCTCGCGCTGGCGTGCGATCTCACCCGATCGTTCTCGATGTTCTTCAGCACCGCGGGCTCGGGCGTGATCATGTGGCCGGTCGGCGCGAGCAACGGCCTGCACCAGATCAACCACGACGAAGGACCGCCGCACGACACGGTGCACGCCGCGACGGTGTTCACGATGGAGCAGCTCGGGTACTTCCTCGCGCGGCTGCGCGACACGCCCGACGCGGCCGGGAGCAACGTGCTCGACAACTGCTCGATCCTCGCGACGAGCGAGCTCAGCGAGGGCTGGACCCACAGCAACCGCGAGTTCCCGATCCTCGTGTGCGGCCGCGGCGGCGGCGCGCTGCGCGGGAACGTGCACCACCGCGTGGATCGCGAGAGCACGAGCATCGCCGTGCTCACCGCGCTGCGCGGCGCGGGCATCCCGGCGGAGTCGTTCGGCGTCGACGAGAGCTACACGTACAACGGCTCGAGCGTGTTCAGCCCGGGCCGCGCGACGACGGCGTACGGCGAGCTGCTCGCGGGGTGA
- a CDS encoding LamG-like jellyroll fold domain-containing protein: MDAAERPFSARSAAFLVAHRLLDDALVRARFLCILSALALGACGGDVDNPRGGDGAIPARDASVSDGGTPTQDDDAGTPGCEAAPPARALAFDGTDDAASMGVARPLGLARFTVEAWVRRDGPGVAAGTGVGGVQVVPIAGKGRGEDDGSNVDCNYAFGFVGDVLGADFEDMATGANHPVVGRTRVTPGEWHHVAVTYDGTTWRLYLDGALDGSARANATPRADSIQHFGIGTALDSMGRAAGRLHGAVSELRVWDRARTAEEIASARFERVATGEGLVGRWALDGDAADAIGDLDATITGATFVETGPVLDRGLPPTITGTIPSDDLAVTGNSVELSVGATDPEGDALDVTFHLRALGEEDGFTVVVLPDTQYYTVDDRNLERFFYDQTQWIVDNHDAYDIRAVIHNGDLVNNGDSQVFQWRVADRAMTTLEGALPGMPDGMPYGVAVGNHDLSVVSQVGPATRYNEFFGVERFEGRAYYGGHYGSTNDEHWFTFSAGGMDFVVVDMKFDPEPDAAVLAWARRVLETHPDHFGIVNAHYILNSAGNFGPQGQAIYNALRSVRNLHLMTCGHISAESRRNDTFEGHRIDSMLADYQSRENGGSGFMRIWEFSPAEGELTVRTYSPTLDRWETDANSEFTLRVPLRGAGGVFEEVARAERGASPATATIEGLEPGRVYEWYATVRDCDHTVRTPVSRFTTTP; the protein is encoded by the coding sequence ATGGACGCCGCAGAACGGCCTTTCTCGGCGCGTTCTGCGGCGTTCCTCGTGGCGCATCGCTTGCTCGACGACGCGCTCGTGCGTGCTCGCTTCCTCTGCATCCTCTCGGCGCTCGCGCTCGGCGCGTGCGGCGGTGACGTCGACAACCCACGCGGCGGCGACGGCGCGATCCCGGCGCGCGACGCGTCGGTGAGCGACGGCGGAACGCCCACCCAGGACGACGACGCCGGCACGCCGGGCTGCGAGGCAGCGCCTCCGGCACGCGCGCTCGCGTTCGACGGCACCGACGACGCCGCGTCGATGGGCGTCGCGCGTCCGCTCGGGCTCGCGCGCTTCACCGTCGAGGCGTGGGTGCGCCGCGACGGTCCGGGCGTCGCGGCGGGCACCGGCGTCGGCGGCGTGCAGGTCGTGCCGATCGCGGGCAAGGGACGCGGCGAGGACGACGGCAGCAACGTCGACTGCAACTACGCGTTCGGCTTCGTCGGCGACGTGCTCGGCGCGGACTTCGAGGACATGGCGACGGGCGCGAACCATCCGGTCGTCGGGCGGACGCGCGTCACGCCGGGCGAGTGGCACCACGTCGCGGTCACGTACGACGGCACCACGTGGCGCCTCTACCTCGACGGCGCGCTCGACGGCTCGGCGCGCGCGAACGCGACCCCGCGCGCCGACAGCATCCAGCACTTCGGGATCGGCACCGCGCTCGACTCGATGGGCCGCGCCGCGGGCCGCCTGCACGGCGCGGTGAGCGAGCTGCGGGTGTGGGATCGCGCGCGCACCGCGGAGGAGATCGCGAGCGCGCGCTTCGAGCGCGTCGCGACGGGCGAGGGCCTCGTCGGACGATGGGCGCTCGACGGCGACGCCGCCGACGCGATCGGCGATCTCGACGCGACGATCACCGGCGCGACGTTCGTCGAGACCGGCCCGGTGCTCGATCGCGGCCTTCCTCCGACGATCACCGGCACGATCCCGAGCGACGATCTCGCGGTCACCGGGAACAGCGTCGAGCTCAGCGTCGGCGCGACCGATCCCGAGGGCGACGCGCTCGACGTGACGTTCCACCTGCGCGCGCTCGGCGAAGAGGACGGGTTCACCGTCGTCGTGCTGCCCGACACGCAGTACTACACGGTCGACGATCGCAACCTCGAGCGCTTCTTCTACGACCAGACGCAGTGGATCGTGGACAACCACGACGCGTACGACATCCGCGCGGTCATCCACAACGGCGACCTCGTGAACAACGGCGACTCGCAGGTCTTCCAGTGGCGCGTCGCCGACCGCGCGATGACGACGCTCGAGGGCGCGCTGCCCGGGATGCCCGACGGAATGCCCTACGGCGTCGCGGTCGGGAACCACGACCTCAGCGTCGTCAGCCAGGTCGGTCCTGCGACCCGCTACAACGAGTTCTTCGGCGTCGAGCGCTTCGAAGGCCGCGCCTACTACGGCGGCCACTACGGCAGCACGAACGACGAGCACTGGTTCACGTTCTCCGCGGGCGGGATGGACTTCGTCGTCGTCGACATGAAGTTCGATCCCGAGCCCGACGCCGCGGTGCTCGCCTGGGCGCGACGCGTGCTCGAGACGCACCCCGATCACTTCGGCATCGTCAACGCGCACTACATCCTGAACAGCGCGGGCAACTTCGGGCCGCAGGGCCAGGCGATCTACAACGCGCTCCGCAGCGTGCGGAACCTGCACCTCATGACGTGCGGGCACATCAGCGCGGAGAGCCGTCGCAACGACACGTTCGAGGGGCATCGCATCGACTCGATGCTCGCGGACTACCAGTCGCGCGAGAACGGCGGCAGCGGGTTCATGCGCATCTGGGAGTTCTCGCCCGCCGAGGGCGAGCTCACGGTGCGCACCTACTCGCCGACGCTCGACCGCTGGGAGACCGACGCGAACAGCGAGTTCACGCTGCGCGTCCCGCTGCGCGGCGCGGGCGGCGTGTTCGAAGAGGTCGCGCGCGCCGAGCGCGGCGCATCTCCGGCGACGGCGACGATCGAAGGGCTCGAGCCCGGCCGCGTGTACGAGTGGTACGCGACGGTGCGCGACTGCGATCACACGGTGCGCACGCCGGTCTCGCGCTTCACGACCACGCCGTGA
- a CDS encoding HupE/UreJ family protein, with protein MTVRAWCVAAIVIAITARARAHDSSPGVLAIAERAPGDFAVAWTAPVDARTPDGSLRVVYPPGCDANGARLACEPGALEAGEIAIEGPLDPRTRVVVTLRTHDGEHLEAIATGAEPRVRLARDPSWSRWIAIGVEHIAFGLDHVAFVLGLVLLVGFERRIVITITAFTIAHSITLALAALDVLRLPSAPVEATIAGSVVLVAREALHDRATLSRRWPWLVALLFGLVHGLGFAGALREVGLPERGLVGALAAFNVGVELGQLALVALVFLLVGIGRTVVRDERVVARARPLACYALGALGAMWLVDRTLAIVLTAWS; from the coding sequence ATGACGGTGCGCGCGTGGTGCGTCGCGGCGATCGTGATCGCGATCACGGCGCGCGCTCGTGCGCACGACTCGAGCCCCGGCGTGCTCGCGATCGCCGAGCGCGCGCCCGGTGACTTCGCGGTCGCGTGGACGGCACCGGTCGACGCGCGCACACCCGACGGATCGCTGCGCGTCGTGTATCCCCCGGGGTGCGACGCGAACGGCGCGCGCCTCGCGTGCGAGCCCGGCGCGCTCGAGGCGGGCGAGATCGCGATCGAGGGCCCGCTCGATCCGCGAACGCGCGTGGTGGTCACGCTGCGCACGCACGACGGCGAGCACCTCGAGGCGATCGCGACGGGCGCCGAGCCGCGCGTGAGGCTCGCGCGGGACCCGTCGTGGTCGCGGTGGATCGCGATCGGCGTCGAGCACATCGCGTTCGGGCTCGACCACGTCGCGTTCGTGCTCGGGCTCGTGCTGCTCGTCGGCTTCGAGCGGCGCATCGTGATCACAATCACCGCGTTCACGATCGCGCACTCGATCACGCTCGCGCTCGCGGCGCTCGACGTGCTGCGCCTGCCCTCGGCGCCGGTGGAGGCGACCATCGCCGGGAGCGTCGTGCTCGTCGCGCGCGAGGCGCTGCACGATCGCGCGACGCTGTCGCGGCGCTGGCCGTGGCTCGTCGCGCTGCTCTTCGGGCTCGTGCACGGCCTCGGGTTCGCGGGCGCGCTGCGCGAGGTCGGACTGCCCGAGCGCGGCCTCGTGGGCGCGCTCGCGGCGTTCAACGTCGGCGTGGAGCTCGGGCAGCTCGCGCTGGTCGCGCTCGTCTTCCTGCTGGTCGGAATCGGCCGAACGGTCGTGCGCGACGAGCGAGTCGTCGCGCGGGCGCGTCCGCTCGCTTGCTACGCGCTGGGCGCGCTCGGCGCGATGTGGCTCGTCGATCGCACGCTCGCGATCGTGCTCACGGCGTGGTCGTGA
- a CDS encoding peptidyl-prolyl cis-trans isomerase encodes MSWLREPLLHFVVLGMALLALDRALAGGAAEDTRERSIVVDEGVRAELADAWEHAHGAPPSQAELEALVARWIDDEILYREALERGLDRDDPQVRSRLASSMGYVLDAQALASEPTEDELRAHFAAHREQWAHEARIDFTQVFVSSEHEDARARAEALLAQVIAGASPSGLGDTFSGGRRYRGRTIAQLEEIFGAELARGVESMEQGAWALLPSRFGWHVVRVDARSAASEADFEAAREDVLHDLREQRTIEARARELARLRERWDVVVR; translated from the coding sequence ATGTCCTGGCTCCGCGAGCCGCTGCTGCACTTCGTCGTGCTCGGGATGGCGCTGCTCGCGCTCGATCGCGCGCTGGCGGGCGGGGCCGCGGAGGACACGCGCGAGCGCTCGATCGTGGTCGACGAGGGCGTGCGCGCCGAGCTCGCCGACGCGTGGGAGCACGCGCACGGCGCGCCTCCCTCGCAGGCCGAGCTCGAGGCGCTCGTGGCGCGCTGGATCGACGACGAGATCCTCTACCGCGAGGCGCTCGAGCGCGGCCTCGATCGCGACGATCCGCAGGTCCGCTCACGGCTCGCGTCGAGCATGGGATACGTGCTCGACGCTCAGGCGCTCGCGAGCGAGCCCACCGAGGACGAGCTGCGCGCGCACTTCGCCGCGCATCGCGAGCAGTGGGCGCACGAGGCGCGCATCGACTTCACGCAGGTGTTCGTCTCGAGCGAGCACGAGGACGCGCGGGCGCGCGCCGAGGCGCTGCTCGCGCAGGTGATCGCGGGCGCGTCGCCGAGCGGGCTCGGCGACACGTTCTCCGGTGGGCGCCGCTATCGTGGGCGCACGATCGCGCAGCTCGAGGAGATCTTCGGCGCGGAGCTCGCGCGTGGGGTCGAATCGATGGAGCAGGGCGCGTGGGCGCTCCTGCCGTCGCGCTTCGGGTGGCACGTCGTGCGCGTCGACGCGCGGAGCGCGGCGAGCGAGGCGGACTTCGAGGCGGCGCGCGAGGACGTGCTCCACGATCTGCGCGAGCAGCGCACGATCGAGGCGCGCGCGCGCGAGCTCGCACGGCTGCGCGAGCGCTGGGACGTGGTGGTGCGATGA